GGAGAAAAACATCCCGCGCGCCGTGCGCCAGGTGTTCTGGCGTATCCTGCTGTTCTATGTGTTTGCGATTCTGATTGTCAGCCTGATCATTCCTTATACCGATCCAAGCCTGCTGCGTAACGACGTGAAAGACATCAGCGTCAGCCCGTTCACCCTGGTGTTCCAGCACGCGGGTCTGCTGTCTGCGGCGGCGGTAATGAACGCCGTTATCCTGACAGCGGTGCTCTCTGCGGGTAACTCCGGGATGTACGCCTCCACGCGCATGCTTTACACCCTGGCCTGCGACGGCAAGGCACCGCGAATTTTCGCGAAGCTGTCTAAAGGCGGCGTGCCGCGTAATGCGCTCTACGCTACCACCGTCATCGCCGCGCTGTGCTTCCTGACCTCGATGTTTGGCAACCAGACCGTCTACCTGTGGCTGCTGAACACCTCGGGGATGACGGGCTTTATCGCCTGGCTGGGGATTGCTATCAGCCACTATCGCTTCCGCCGTGGCTACGTGCTGCAGGGCAACGACATTAACGACCTGCCGTACCGTTCAGGCTTCTTCCCGATTGGCCCCATCTTCGCCTTTGTGCTGTGCCTGATCATTACGCTAGGCCAGAACTATGAAGCGTTCCTGTCAGATACCATCGACTGGGGCGGCGTGGCGGCGACCTATATCGGCATTCCGCTGTTCCTGGCTATCTGGTTTGGCTACAAGATAACGAAGGGCAGCCGCTTCGTGCGCTACAGCGAAATGGAGTTCCCAAAGTTTCGTGACAAATAAGTCTTAGCAACAATAAGTTACTCTTTATAGGGCGTGATCATCACGCCCTTTTTTATTTCGTTCTCGCCAGCAATAATTCCACCAGGTTATAGTAGAGAACAATTAAATTGATAACCATTATCATTTGCTTTATCGTTAACGCCATTCTTTAAGGAACGAAGGAGCGTTTGCGTGAAGCGTATGATTAAATTCAAGAATATTTGTCTGGCTCTGGCATTAACCACCGCCGGTTTGCACTCTGCGCTGGCGGCGACGGTGACCGATATCGTGGGGCGTGAAGTCACTATTCCACAGAAAGTTGACCGTATTTTGTTGGGGGAGGGGCGTCTGTTTTATGCTCTGGCGCTGCTGGAAGGGCAAAAGCCGATAGACCGCATCGTGGGCTGGCAGGGCGATTTCCGGAAGCTGGACACCCAGACTTACGCGGAGTACAAAGCTAAGTTCCCGAAAATTGACGATATTCCGCTGATCGGCAGCACCACGGCCGACAGCGTCAGTCCGGAAAAAGTGCTGACGCTGCACCCGGACGTGGCGATTTTTGGCCTGTCCGGACACGGGCCGGGTCGTCATAGCGAGCTGGTTTCCCAGCTTGAAAAAAGCGGGCGTACCTGTGGTCTTCGTCGATTTTCGTACCTCGCCGCTGAAAAATACCTTGCCGAGCATGCGCGTGCTGGGCAAAGTGTTGCATCGCGAGAAGCAGGCCGATGATTACATCGCCTTTTATGAAGCAAACCTGAAGAAAATTACCGATGTCACCGGCAAGATGGCGGTAAAAGACAAGCCAACGGTGTTTATCGAACTGCGTGCTGCGGCAATGGAAGAGTGCTGTGGCTCTGCCGGTAAAGGCAATATGGGCGACTTTATCGACCTGGCAGGCGGCAACAACATTGCTAAAGATCTGCTGCCGGGCGCGCTGGGAACGGTGAATCTGGAAAAAGTGCTTGCCGCTGACCCGCAGGTCTATATTGCCAGCGGCGGCAAAGCGCCAGGCTCGACGTCTCCGGGCGTAGTGCTCGGCGCTCAGGCCACTAAAGCTGAAGCACAGGCCAGCCTGCAGAGCGTGCTCGAGCGTAAAGGCATTGACCAGCTAACGGCAGTGAAAGAAGGGCGCGCCTGGGGCATATGGCATAATTTCTACAATTCGCCATATAACATTCTGGCGATTCAGGCGATGGCGACCTGGTTCCATCCGCAGCAGTTTGCCGGGGTAAATCCGGAGCAGACGATGCAACAACTTTATAAACAGTTCCTCGCGGTAGAACCAACGGGAACGTACTGGACCGATCTGAAGAAGTAACGAAGGTAAGACTTGATGAGTGCCACCACCGATCCGATGCCAAACGAGGCGCAGCCTGCCACTATTATGGGGCGCTACCAGCAGGTGCTACGTCACCGCTATTTGCTGATGGGGGCATTGGTCATTGCGATCTTAGCCTCGCTGCTGCTGGACTTTACCCTTGGCCCCTCCGGGCTGCCGCTGGATACGCTGTGGCAGACTCTGATTGACCCGGCCAGCGCTAACGCCGGTACGCGGGTGATCGTGTGGGACATTCGTCTGCCCTACGCGCTGATGGCGATTCTGGTCGGTATGGCGCTGGGCCTGGCGGGGGCGGAGATGCAAACCATCCTCAACAACCCGCTGGCCAGTCCGTTTACCCTCGGCGTCTCCTCCGCTGCGGCCTTTGGCGCCGCGCTGGCTATTATTCTCGGCATCGGTATTCCCGGGGTGCCGGATCAGTGGTTTATCTCCGCTAACGCCTTTGTCTTTGCGCTGTTTGCCGCGCTGATGCTCGATGCTATTACCCGCTGGACCCGCGTGGCGAGTTCCGGCGTAGTGCTGTTTGGTATCGCGCTGGTGTTTACTTTTAATGCCCTGGTGTCGATGCTGCAGTTTATCGCCAGCGAAGACACGCTCCAGGGGCTGGTGTTCTGGACCATGGGCAGCCTGGCGCGAGCCTCCTGGGATAAGCTCGGCGTGCTGCTGCTGGCCTTCGCCATCATTATGCCGATCTCCATGATGAGCTCGTGGAAGCTGACCGCCCTGCGCCTTGGCGAAGATCGCGCCGTGAGCTTCGGTATTGACGTGAAGCGCCTGCGTTTAGGCACTTTGCTGCGCATCAGTATTTTGTCCGCGCTGTCCGTGGCCTTTGTCGGCCCCATCGGCTTCATTGGTCTGGTCGCGCCGCACATCGCCCGTATGCTGTTCGGCGAAGATCACCGTTTCTACCTGCCGGGCAGCGTGCTGGTCGGTGCGCTGGTGCTGTCGCTGGCGTCGGTTGCCTCAAAGAACATTATCCCCGGCGTCATCATTCCGGTAGGGATTGTTACCTCGTTGGTGGGCGTGCCGTTCTTCCTGAGTATTATTCTGCGCCATAAGGGGAACGTGTGATGCAGGGCTTAAAGATTGATGCATTCAACGCCGGTTACCCGAAGCGTAAAATTATCGAGAACCTCAGCGTGCCCGCGCTGCCTCGCGGCAAAATCACCGTGCTGCTGGGGCCCAACGGCTGCGGAAAATCGACGCTGCTGCGCTCGCTGGCAGGGCTAAACCGCGCGGAAGGGCAGCTCTATCTGGATGGCGAAGACCTGATGGCTTTGCCGTTCGCCAAACGCGCTGAAAAAGTGGTTTATCTGCCGCAGTCGCTGCCGCAGGGCGTACATCTGCACGTGCTGGAGTCAATCATTGTGGCGCAGCGGGCTTCCGGTGGTCGTCACAGCGCAGAGAGCGAAGCGCAGGTGATGCAGTTGCTTAAGCAGCTGGGGATTTCTCATCTTGCTTTGAGCTATCTCGACCAGCTTTCCGGCGGCCAGAAGCAGCTGGTTGGCCTGGCGCAGTCTTTGATTCGCCGTCCGTCCCTGCTGCTGCTTGATGAGCCGCTGAGCGCGCTGGATTTGAATTACCAGTTCCACGTTATGGACCTGGTCGCCCGCGAAACCCGCGAGCGTAATATCGTCACCGTTGTTGTGGTACACGACATCAATATTGCTTTACGCCATAGCGAGCATGTTCTCATGCTGCGCGACGGCAAACTGGTTGCCAGCGGCGAGCCGGAGGAAGTGATCACGCCACGCAGTCTGGCCCAGGTTTACGGCGTGAAGGGGCGCATTGAACGCTGCTCCCAGGGCGTTGCCCAGGTGCTTATTGACGGCCTGGTGGAGACGCCCACCGTATAACAACGCTTTTCAGGAATACTAAGGAACACAGTATGCAGCCGGCGGCCAATGTAGCCGCTGGCGCATAGTGCAATGTGAGCGCTAAACGGTTGTTTCGTTTGTAATTCACCTCATGGAGAGAAAGAAATGTTACGGTTGAATCCTATTGTCCGGGGAGGACTCTGCGCATCTGTCATCGGCCTGGCTTTACCCGCCATCGCAGACGATCGCGAAGATACTCTGGTTGTCACCGCCTCTGCCACCGAACAAAACCTCAAAGATGCTCCCGCCAGTATCAGCGTTATCACCCAGGACGATCTGCAAAAGCGGCCGGTCAATAATCTGAAAGATGTACTGCAGAACGTGCCCGGCGTCCAACTGACCAATGAGGGCGATAACCGTCGCGGCGTCAGCCTGCGTGGTCTGGATAGCAGCTACACCCTGATTCTGGTGGACGGCAAGCGAGTCAACTCCCGCAATGCGGTATTCCGCCATAACGACTTTGACCTGAACTGGATCCCGGCTGATGCGATTGAACGTATCGAAGTGGTGCGCGGCCCGATGTCCTCGCTCTACGGCTCCGATGCCCTGGGCGGCGTTGTCAATATTATAACCCGCAAGGTCGGCAAAGCCTGGCACGGGACCTTCACCGCAGATACCACCGTCCAGGAGCACCGCGATCGCGGCGATACCTGGAACGGTAACTTCTTCACCAGCGGCCCGCTGATTGACGACGTGCTGGGCGTGAAAGTGTACGGCGGCCTCGGAAAACGTCAGAAGGATGGACAGCAGACCTCAGCGACCAATGCCAGCGGCCTGACGCCGCAGATTGAAGGGTTTACTTCGCGTAACCTCAGCACCGAGTTTGCCTGGACGCCTGCCGATAATCAGGATGTCACCGTAGGCTACGGCTTTGACCGCCAGGACAGGGAGTCCGATTCGCTGGATAAGAACCGGATCGAACGTCAGGATTACTCCATTGGCCATAACGGACGCTGGGATTTCGGCAATACCGAACTGCGTTTCTACGGCGATAAGATTGATAACCGCAATCCTGGGAATAGCGCGGCCATCACCTTACGCAACAACAGCCTCGACGGCAAGCTGGTGCTGCCTCTCAGCGATATCAACCAGTTCCTGACCTTTGGCGGCGAATGGCGTCACGATAAGCTGAGCGATCCGGTCAATATTACCGGCGGCAACAGCTCTAAAACCTCAGCCAGCCAGTACGCCCTGTTTATTGAGGACGAATGGCGTATCTTCGAGCCGCTGGCGCTGACCACCGGTATTCGTATGGATGACCATGAAACCTACGGCGACCACTGGAGCCCACGTGCCTACCTCGTTTATAACGCGACCGATACCGTCACCGTTAAAGGCGGCTGGGCAACGGCCTTTAAAGCCCCGTCGCTGCTGCAGCTCAGCCCGGACTGGACCAGTAAATCCTGCCGTGGCGCCTGCCAGATTGTCGGCAGCCCTGATCTGAAGCCGGAAACGAGCGAAAGCTTTGAGCTTGGCCTCTACTATGCTGGCGATGAAGGTATTCTTGACGGCGTGAGCGGCAGCGTGACCGCCTTCCAGAACAACGTGGAGGATATGATTGATATCCAGCGCACCGCGGACCGCAGCGTGGCGCCGTCTTACTCAAACTTTGTTGGTTTTGATAAGAGCGGCAACCCGATCTTCCGCTACTACAACGTGAACAAAGCGCGTATTCGCGGCGTAGAAACCGAGCTGAAAATACCGTTTAACGACCAGTGGAAGCTGTCGCTGAACTACACGTACAACGACGGGCGTGACCTGAGCAACGGCGGCAACAAACCGCTGCAGCGGCAGTCGTTCCACACCGCTAACGGCTCCCTTGACTGGGCACCGCTTGATGACTGGTCATTCTATGTTTCTGCAAACTATACCGGCAAGCAGCGCGCTGTGTCGGCGTCGGATAAAGCGCCGGGCGGCTACGTAGTCTGGAACACGGGAGGGGCCTGGAAAGCGACGAAGAACGTGAAAGTGCGC
This region of Cedecea lapagei genomic DNA includes:
- a CDS encoding ABC transporter ATP-binding protein; the encoded protein is MMQGLKIDAFNAGYPKRKIIENLSVPALPRGKITVLLGPNGCGKSTLLRSLAGLNRAEGQLYLDGEDLMALPFAKRAEKVVYLPQSLPQGVHLHVLESIIVAQRASGGRHSAESEAQVMQLLKQLGISHLALSYLDQLSGGQKQLVGLAQSLIRRPSLLLLDEPLSALDLNYQFHVMDLVARETRERNIVTVVVVHDINIALRHSEHVLMLRDGKLVASGEPEEVITPRSLAQVYGVKGRIERCSQGVAQVLIDGLVETPTV
- a CDS encoding amino acid permease, whose product is MVSQDKTTEAPGLRRELKARHLTMIAIGGSIGTGLFVASGATISQAGPGGALLSYMLIGLMVYFLMTSLGELAAFMPVSGSFATYGQKYVEDGFGFALGWNYWYNWAVTIAVDLVAAQLVMNYWFPDTPGWIWSALFLGIMFLLNWISVKGFGEAEYWFSLIKVTTVIIFIIVGVMMIVGIFKGAQPVGWSNWTTGDAPFAGGFAAMIGVAMIVGFSFQGTELIGIAAGESADPEKNIPRAVRQVFWRILLFYVFAILIVSLIIPYTDPSLLRNDVKDISVSPFTLVFQHAGLLSAAAVMNAVILTAVLSAGNSGMYASTRMLYTLACDGKAPRIFAKLSKGGVPRNALYATTVIAALCFLTSMFGNQTVYLWLLNTSGMTGFIAWLGIAISHYRFRRGYVLQGNDINDLPYRSGFFPIGPIFAFVLCLIITLGQNYEAFLSDTIDWGGVAATYIGIPLFLAIWFGYKITKGSRFVRYSEMEFPKFRDK
- a CDS encoding FecCD family ABC transporter permease encodes the protein MSATTDPMPNEAQPATIMGRYQQVLRHRYLLMGALVIAILASLLLDFTLGPSGLPLDTLWQTLIDPASANAGTRVIVWDIRLPYALMAILVGMALGLAGAEMQTILNNPLASPFTLGVSSAAAFGAALAIILGIGIPGVPDQWFISANAFVFALFAALMLDAITRWTRVASSGVVLFGIALVFTFNALVSMLQFIASEDTLQGLVFWTMGSLARASWDKLGVLLLAFAIIMPISMMSSWKLTALRLGEDRAVSFGIDVKRLRLGTLLRISILSALSVAFVGPIGFIGLVAPHIARMLFGEDHRFYLPGSVLVGALVLSLASVASKNIIPGVIIPVGIVTSLVGVPFFLSIILRHKGNV
- the cirA gene encoding catecholate siderophore receptor CirA, translated to MLRLNPIVRGGLCASVIGLALPAIADDREDTLVVTASATEQNLKDAPASISVITQDDLQKRPVNNLKDVLQNVPGVQLTNEGDNRRGVSLRGLDSSYTLILVDGKRVNSRNAVFRHNDFDLNWIPADAIERIEVVRGPMSSLYGSDALGGVVNIITRKVGKAWHGTFTADTTVQEHRDRGDTWNGNFFTSGPLIDDVLGVKVYGGLGKRQKDGQQTSATNASGLTPQIEGFTSRNLSTEFAWTPADNQDVTVGYGFDRQDRESDSLDKNRIERQDYSIGHNGRWDFGNTELRFYGDKIDNRNPGNSAAITLRNNSLDGKLVLPLSDINQFLTFGGEWRHDKLSDPVNITGGNSSKTSASQYALFIEDEWRIFEPLALTTGIRMDDHETYGDHWSPRAYLVYNATDTVTVKGGWATAFKAPSLLQLSPDWTSKSCRGACQIVGSPDLKPETSESFELGLYYAGDEGILDGVSGSVTAFQNNVEDMIDIQRTADRSVAPSYSNFVGFDKSGNPIFRYYNVNKARIRGVETELKIPFNDQWKLSLNYTYNDGRDLSNGGNKPLQRQSFHTANGSLDWAPLDDWSFYVSANYTGKQRAVSASDKAPGGYVVWNTGGAWKATKNVKVRAGVMNLGDKDLNRDIYSYSEDGRRYFMALDYSF